Below is a genomic region from Halictus rubicundus isolate RS-2024b chromosome 11, iyHalRubi1_principal, whole genome shotgun sequence.
CCTGCACGTTACAACTATAAAATGTTTTACAACTCAAATTTTGCAATAAATTTAAGCGataattaattgattaataGGTTTAAACACTCATGTATACAAGcttaattgtaattaaaaatttcaaacaaaaacCTAGACAATGAatgattacaaaattattaagaacCTAATTTAAAGcttgaatataattttcgtaAATTATTGTTGTATAAATCTAAAAAGGcattttgttgaaatttattGTTAATGTGATACTAATGAATAAATTGTTGTTGaatataatgtttttaatttgttttatgAATGAAACAAGGGGTAAGTATATACCGAAAAATTTCAGTTAAAGTTGCAGAAATTGTTCAAAACAATTTACCGAACGGCTCCCTGAACAATCGTCTCTCCAGATTCAACCTTCCCACCATAGCCATTCCACAAATCTTTTCCAAATCCTCTTTTTTTCTGACCCAACAAAATCTCTGTTCCTTTCCTAATAAACACCAACGAAAATAGTTGTCTCGCGGACATTTTCTACTAGAAAACAAATGATTCCTTTTTTATGGAATCGTAAACAGGGTTACTAAAATCACTGTTACGGCAGGTAACAATCTCACACGTGAATCTGGAATGTGCTTTTAAAGGTTATGATACTTAAAGATAAGCTTTTTGAGATAAGATGAGTATTATAAAGATAAATATTATAGAGGTGAGATAAATATTATATAGATAAGATAAGTATTATAACTTCACTTTAGCATAGTGTACCATCCTAGTATAGTAATATAAGTAGTATCtactatatatttaaataaatgtgcTAACATTTTCTAGACTGTTGCTTAAGATTTAATATGCAATGAAAGGTCAATGTAATATAGATAATGTATTAGGTAacgataatatattatattaatctctttagtaataatataattttctaaGTCTCAGTTTCAACTTTACTGTCGCTCAAATGCTGGGATTCTGTGTTTTGGGTCTTTTTTAACTTCTCTATTTCACTCGAAAAACGTGATGTATACTTCGACAATGCTTGATCAAATGCCTCTGACTCTGAGAATCCATCCTGTAATTAATCAGTACATTAAATGTAATATATTACATTAAtatatttcattgaaaattaccTTTAAGTAGAAGGAATATTTATCTAGGAATAATTGAGTTTCAGTAGTTCCTGCGGTTTTAAAATCTATCGACGGTAAAAATGTTATACTTTTATGAAATTTCCTACAAAATAATAATGCTTACAAATATGTTTGTTTATTATTTGCGTGAATGTATTGTTAGGCTTACGCTCTCGTAACATCTTCCTCGTAAAAGATATTTCTTAACGGCTTTTCAGACACAGGTCTATTAAATGTTGGCTCATACTTTGGAGggaaatttttgtatatttcgTACCATATCGGTATATTATTCTCTGTTATGGATCCAGTATTAATCAGTGATGATATTCTAGAATTTGTGTACAATAATATTACATGGCCTTTCGTGTACACTTACATTAATAAGATAGTGTATTACATTGGTGGTTTATTAATTtacacaaaaattaaatttcgtaTAATTCGATataaattgtttttctttcatttcggATCGaatagcaataaaaaatattctttatacTAAAAAGCTATGATAATTATAGAATTACAACCTAACCTCTACTAAATTTACAGTAATtagtaaattaaatataaacaataCCTTGAGAAGATGGTTCCAATCCTTTCCAGTCTACTGTGCGCCATAATGTACAATTTGCaagtataaaaattgaatattaaatattattaacttcTCAGATTTATGTTTATAATGTTCAAGCTGATAGTGAACGAAGTTCACTGTCAGTGTTGTCAACTGTGAACAAAGTAGAGAAAAAAATCAACAGAAATTGCGCGCGCTTGTTTgaaattgtattaattattaactTCGCTAATTTTCaaccgttttcattattttcaatcatTAATTCAGAGTGTCCTCAATTATTACTTTAATTACTTTATAACTATGGAAAAAGATAAAAAAGATAGAACCAGAGAGGATATTATCACAAACGAGGTGTAAGATCCTATACTTCGTCTGTAATATTATCCTCTCTGATAGAACACAACTTTTGATCTCTATACTTTATGACTTAACCTTACATTTTTTAGGTTAAAATCAGTTTAAATAAGCATGCGATACGGTGTTTATGTACATATCGATAATATGGTGTCATCAAATTGTTAATGAATATTACTAAACATCCTATTTAAAGTTAATatctttaataaaaaattaagagaGAAATGTTGCAAGTGAATGATAATCAAATTGCAGCGATAGGTCGTGTTTTAAACGACAAAAATCGACCGCTGAAAGAAAGATTCCGCGCActatttacattaaaaaatgtcgGAGGTTCCGAGGCTATCGAACAAATTCACAATTGTTTTAAAGATGACTCTGCCTTATTAAAACACGAACTAGCATATTGCCTAGGCCAAATGCAAGATGCACTAGCTATACCAATTCTCGTAGAAGTATTAAAAGACGTTACCCAAGAACCAATGGTTCGTCACGAAGCAGgtaaatttaaatttgattttcatttttcaatctTCAATCTATAAAACaacgaaatattttaatattattattacaggGGAAGCTTTAGGCGCAATTGGAGACATTAGCGTAATTCCAGTTTTGGAGGAGTATAGCAAGGACAGCGTACCAGAAGTTGCAGAAACTTGTCAGTTGGCACTGCACCTATTGCAATGGTCGAAGTCAAACGATGCCCCAACAAATTCTAATAAGAGTCCTTACATGTCGGTGGATCCAGCTCCGCCAACAGATATTTCTGATGtccagaaattaaaaaatattcttttaaatgAGAATGTTCCCTTATTTGAAAGATACCAAGCTATGTTTTCATTGAGGAATATTTGTACACCTGAAAGCATTCTAGCTCTCAGTGATGGTAAAAATATCTGTTTCTcgttgtaatattttttattataatatactaCATCGTATGTTCTATTTATAGGTTTAAAAGCTGGTAGCGCTCTGTTCAGACACGAGATAGCCTTTGTTCTCGGACAACTGCagaaagaaatcactgtaccttaCTTGCAAGCTTCCCTAGAAGACGAGAACGAGAATGAGATGGTTCGGCATGAGTGTGCAGAAGCATTAGGCTCCATAGCAACTCCAGATTGTTTcagtattttaaataaatatttagatGACAGTAAAAGAGTTGTGCGCGAGAGCTGCATAATTGCTTTGGACATGTGCGAGTACGAGAACAGTTCCGAATTTCAATATGCTGATACATTATGTAAAGTTTCTGCATAGAAACATACTTTTAAGCGAGAAACTTGTATAATAAATGTATTGCAAAAAAGTCAAGAATATAGTATTAACACACTATGTTTATATGTAAATATTATGTGTAGAAAATAAATGacatatatttatttctatGATGTACAATGAGAGAAACGATTTTCAATTATTGTGCCAATATGTCaaaatattttgcacaaaaaatATGGGAAACCTAAAGACATTGTTTAGAACAATAAAGAAGAAAAGGCGCCAGGAGATTCCCCCAATCGAGGGCAAAGACGCCGAGATAATAAAAGCGATTTGGAAAACTGTGGAAAAGGATAGTGCGTACTACGGGTTTGCGATGTGTACGACGTAATTATTTCCCCGTCTCATTAACCACCGAGCAGTATGGTCGcgttaataataactataaaatAATCGTGTGAACTTGtagactttttaaaaattacccCCAATACGCAAAATACTTCGAAGACGAGGCAATACCGGAGTTTGTGCGCGAGGCCAAAGTTAAAAAAAAGTTCACCACCATTTGCGACATCGTGTCCGCATTGTTTATCAATTATAATATCAAGCCTGCCCAGAGGGACTATCTTCTCGGCTACATCGCGATGATCCACAAAGACATGGGGTTGGCGATACAAGATTTCGAAGTGCGTACAGCGTGGAAATAATTGCGTTTTCCAAATTCATTGAAAGCATTAGAGAATTTTACTCCAATTTGATTTTTGATTGATCGACaatattttagaattttataTCGTGTATCGTGGAGGCTTTGTGCACAGAGCTACCGCAACTGATGACCTCGGAGAACGTTATagtgcaaataaaatatttcaacattCTGTCCGAGACAATGTTACTGCTGATGGAAAAACACAGGGCGAAGATCGACGAAATGACACGTGCAGGAGCCAAAAACGATAAAGTATGTATTCTTCATACTGTTCTATT
It encodes:
- the LOC143359174 gene encoding uncharacterized protein LOC143359174, whose translation is MGNLKTLFRTIKKKRRQEIPPIEGKDAEIIKAIWKTVEKDSAYYGFAMCTTLFKNYPQYAKYFEDEAIPEFVREAKVKKKFTTICDIVSALFINYNIKPAQRDYLLGYIAMIHKDMGLAIQDFENFISCIVEALCTELPQLMTSENVIVQIKYFNILSETMLLLMEKHRAKIDEMTRAGAKNDKGCSPCFAKEPDLIYNYPLKYWMYKKRYWEYRRAVWASLDMGPAVGTAAVTDPRKIRLQNRRRTMEMRRASRRRQTIDTSKQASSDSDQNPGN
- the Nero gene encoding deoxyhypusine hydroxylase nero — protein: MLQVNDNQIAAIGRVLNDKNRPLKERFRALFTLKNVGGSEAIEQIHNCFKDDSALLKHELAYCLGQMQDALAIPILVEVLKDVTQEPMVRHEAGEALGAIGDISVIPVLEEYSKDSVPEVAETCQLALHLLQWSKSNDAPTNSNKSPYMSVDPAPPTDISDVQKLKNILLNENVPLFERYQAMFSLRNICTPESILALSDGLKAGSALFRHEIAFVLGQLQKEITVPYLQASLEDENENEMVRHECAEALGSIATPDCFSILNKYLDDSKRVVRESCIIALDMCEYENSSEFQYADTLCKVSA
- the Mrps23 gene encoding mitochondrial ribosomal protein S23; the encoded protein is MAHSRLERIGTIFSRISSLINTGSITENNIPIWYEIYKNFPPKYEPTFNRPVSEKPLRNIFYEEDVTRAKFHKSITFLPSIDFKTAGTTETQLFLDKYSFYLKDGFSESEAFDQALSKYTSRFSSEIEKLKKTQNTESQHLSDSKVETET